In the Synergistaceae bacterium genome, one interval contains:
- the rhaD gene encoding rhamnulose-1-phosphate aldolase gives MMKDILTANFIIEITRTLTNMYNHGWDERNSGNLSLLLTESEISDYCDVNKFTREIPTGFEAPTLNNKYFLVTGTGKYFKNTQYNPAENLGLFKIVDNGKVARLLWGLTDGGKFTSEFPAHMMSHSVRLAINPNNRVILHCHPTNLLAMTYVHSLNEREFTRTLWQMCTESIIIFPDGVNILPWMLCGTNEIGQATAEKFKTSRLIIWAQHGIYAAGQSLDDSFGLIETAEKAAEIYLKIAHLPRVNNITDENLRDLAVKFNVKPRDGYLS, from the coding sequence ATCATGAAGGATATTTTGACGGCAAATTTTATAATTGAGATAACTCGGACTCTTACAAACATGTATAATCACGGATGGGACGAGAGAAATTCGGGCAATCTGTCATTATTATTGACTGAGTCAGAAATTAGCGATTATTGCGACGTAAACAAATTTACTCGAGAGATTCCGACCGGCTTTGAAGCTCCGACTCTGAATAATAAATATTTTCTTGTTACTGGGACGGGCAAATATTTCAAGAATACTCAGTATAACCCCGCTGAAAATTTAGGATTATTCAAGATTGTAGATAATGGCAAAGTCGCGCGGCTTTTATGGGGCTTGACTGACGGGGGCAAATTTACGAGCGAATTTCCTGCTCATATGATGAGTCATTCTGTAAGGCTCGCTATAAATCCTAATAACCGAGTGATTTTACACTGCCACCCGACTAATTTACTCGCTATGACTTATGTACATTCACTAAATGAACGTGAATTTACGCGGACTCTTTGGCAAATGTGCACGGAGTCAATTATAATCTTCCCCGATGGAGTCAATATTCTCCCGTGGATGCTCTGTGGAACTAATGAGATCGGCCAAGCTACTGCGGAAAAATTCAAGACTTCACGACTCATTATATGGGCTCAACATGGAATTTATGCAGCGGGTCAAAGTTTAGACGATTCATTTGGCTTAATAGAGACAGCAGAGAAGGCAGCAGAAATTTATTTGAAGATTGCCCATTTACCCAGAGTCAATAATATAACTGATGAAAATTTGCGGGATTTAGCAGTAAAATTTAACGTAAAGCCACGAGACGGCTATTTATCTTAA
- a CDS encoding DegT/DnrJ/EryC1/StrS family aminotransferase, producing MSEQILVTRSSIPELDEYMNELKSIFDSHWLTNMGDKHKQFQCELQKFLGVENVELLTNGHMALELTLQAMNLQGEVITTPFTFASTTHAIIRNGLTPVFCDINSNDFTIDTEKIERLITDKTCAIMPVHVYGNICNVEEIDRLAKKYELKVIYDAAHTFGETYKGKSTGTFGDASCFSFHATKVFNSIEGGAVCFKDKSLANILYELKNFGIHGPEEVSAVGSNAKMNEFCAAMGLCNLRHLEGEISKRKRVFERYSERLGNVEGIRLNAIQNHVKPNYAYFPVIFEEKQFGASRAEVFDKLADNNIFARKYFYPLTNTFTAFHRQFDVMQTPTALHISRRVLTLPMYADLDLKIVDKICDIILICKY from the coding sequence ATGTCAGAACAAATTTTAGTTACACGCTCATCAATTCCCGAACTTGACGAATACATGAACGAGTTAAAATCTATATTTGACTCACACTGGCTGACAAATATGGGCGATAAACACAAACAATTTCAATGCGAGCTGCAAAAATTTCTCGGTGTCGAAAATGTAGAACTCCTCACAAATGGACACATGGCACTTGAATTAACTCTACAGGCTATGAATCTTCAGGGAGAAGTCATAACTACTCCATTTACTTTTGCGTCAACTACTCATGCAATTATAAGAAATGGACTCACCCCTGTATTCTGCGATATAAATAGCAATGACTTCACGATCGACACTGAAAAAATTGAACGCCTCATAACTGATAAAACCTGCGCAATTATGCCCGTCCATGTCTACGGAAATATTTGCAACGTTGAAGAAATTGACAGACTCGCGAAAAAATACGAACTCAAAGTAATATACGACGCTGCTCACACTTTCGGGGAGACCTATAAAGGCAAAAGCACGGGGACTTTTGGCGACGCGTCATGTTTCAGTTTCCACGCAACAAAAGTTTTTAACAGCATTGAGGGCGGAGCAGTGTGCTTCAAAGATAAGAGTCTAGCAAATATTTTATACGAGCTCAAAAATTTCGGTATTCACGGCCCTGAAGAAGTAAGCGCAGTAGGTTCAAATGCTAAAATGAACGAATTTTGTGCGGCTATGGGACTTTGCAATTTGCGGCACTTGGAAGGCGAAATCTCTAAACGTAAACGAGTCTTTGAGCGTTATTCTGAACGTCTGGGCAATGTTGAAGGAATTAGACTCAATGCGATTCAAAATCACGTAAAGCCTAATTATGCATACTTCCCTGTAATCTTTGAAGAAAAGCAGTTCGGTGCAAGCCGGGCAGAAGTATTTGATAAACTCGCTGATAATAATATATTTGCGAGAAAATATTTTTATCCGTTGACTAATACTTTTACGGCATTTCACAGACAATTTGACGTAATGCAGACTCCGACAGCCTTACACATAAGCCGCCGAGTCTTAACTCTTCCGATGTATGCAGACTTAGATTTGAAAATTGTAGATAAAATCTGCGATATTATATTAATCTGTAAATATTAA
- a CDS encoding glycosyltransferase family 2 protein, with protein MITLPEIIERDKRPPSVTVYMLCYNHEKYIDQAIKSVLMQKTNFPVNILIHDDASPDSSAEIIRRYASENPNITAIIEESNCILHGKTFFQNMIQYFTGKYIAYCECDDYWIDENKLQIQVDYLENNPDCIGVYSNWKTINRLNEEIKHIMYNEGDYPRNYIMGVRHQLATCVHRNFWRFMTSDEINFYVSLRGNVGDQQLIAILVHLGRVHYFSQIFTTYRFIRDEGDSYSARMARLPKFELEADHILWRSEIYRMLEHYFGKKHYYKYLFVLYWELRARVKSHRSIINEAHLNPCYHLKNIPCFIYAAFPFYAAYRVAKKIFRVIIGKK; from the coding sequence ATGATTACGCTTCCTGAAATTATAGAACGAGATAAACGCCCGCCTTCAGTAACAGTTTATATGCTCTGCTACAATCATGAAAAATATATCGATCAGGCCATTAAAAGCGTCTTAATGCAGAAAACAAATTTTCCTGTAAATATTCTGATTCATGATGATGCTTCACCGGACTCAAGTGCTGAAATAATACGGCGTTATGCGTCAGAGAATCCAAATATCACGGCAATTATTGAAGAAAGTAACTGCATACTTCACGGCAAAACATTTTTTCAGAACATGATTCAATATTTCACCGGCAAATATATAGCTTATTGTGAATGCGATGATTATTGGATTGACGAGAATAAATTGCAGATTCAAGTCGATTATCTCGAAAATAACCCTGACTGCATAGGCGTTTATAGCAATTGGAAAACGATAAATAGATTAAACGAAGAAATAAAGCACATAATGTATAATGAAGGGGATTATCCCAGAAATTATATAATGGGAGTCAGACATCAATTAGCAACATGTGTTCATAGAAATTTTTGGCGGTTTATGACATCTGACGAAATAAATTTTTATGTGTCTCTGAGGGGGAATGTAGGTGATCAGCAGCTTATTGCGATTCTGGTTCATTTAGGAAGAGTTCACTATTTCAGCCAAATATTTACAACATATAGATTTATTAGAGACGAGGGGGATTCATATAGCGCACGCATGGCAAGATTGCCTAAATTTGAACTCGAAGCAGATCATATACTCTGGCGAAGTGAAATTTATAGAATGCTTGAACATTATTTCGGGAAAAAGCATTATTATAAATACTTGTTTGTACTGTATTGGGAATTAAGAGCCCGCGTTAAGTCTCATCGTTCAATCATAAATGAGGCACATCTCAATCCTTGCTATCATCTGAAAAATATTCCATGCTTTATTTACGCTGCTTTTCCGTTTTATGCTGCCTACAGAGTTGCTAAAAAAATTTTTAGAGTTATAATCGGCAAAAAATAA
- a CDS encoding sodium/proline symporter yields the protein MNLQEVSVFIIYLLFMLAVGVYFFFRDKNQSEKGYFLGDRKMGAWVAALSAGASDMSAWVLMGLPTSIYAMGLGQVWISVGLAIGYSLSWIYEAPRLRAFSIAANDSITVPQYLTNRFLSKSRALQLISAVVFLVAYTIYAASSIKACGTLFNTVTGLDTTIAMYLAAVIVISYTFLGGFSAVSWTDFFQGMLVLAAMLIVPIVAATMLESGAANKIAVETPNYWNIFSSWQDIASGLGWGLGYFGMPHIIIRFMSIKSQHELRKSAKIGISWTLIILIFAGLVGVIGRMFIGFDETVNNNSLVFVVMTRRIFHAVVSGVLLSAVLAAAMSTADSQLLAAASAFASDVYRPVIRKDKAGSREMLWAGRIVVLLIAVAALFIASNPNAGSIMALVSNAWGVFGAAFGPAIMLSLFWRRFTFSGAAVGVFVGAVVDICWFNYMSHTGVYEIIPGFFAGLIAAVIVSLISPAPSKEVTELFDKAVAMTNE from the coding sequence ATGAATTTACAAGAAGTCAGCGTGTTTATAATTTATTTGTTATTCATGCTAGCGGTCGGAGTTTATTTCTTTTTCCGCGATAAAAACCAGTCAGAAAAAGGCTATTTCTTAGGAGATCGGAAAATGGGCGCGTGGGTTGCTGCGTTATCTGCCGGAGCTTCTGACATGAGCGCATGGGTGTTAATGGGTCTTCCCACGTCAATTTACGCAATGGGACTCGGCCAAGTTTGGATTTCAGTGGGACTCGCTATAGGATATTCTTTAAGCTGGATCTACGAGGCTCCGAGACTGCGGGCTTTCTCGATTGCTGCGAATGATTCTATTACAGTCCCTCAATATTTGACTAATAGATTTTTATCAAAGTCTCGTGCATTGCAATTAATTTCGGCTGTAGTCTTTCTTGTTGCATATACGATTTATGCTGCGTCGAGTATTAAAGCCTGCGGGACATTATTTAACACAGTAACAGGGCTTGACACGACAATTGCGATGTATTTAGCGGCTGTTATAGTAATAAGCTACACATTTTTAGGCGGCTTCAGTGCTGTATCATGGACGGACTTTTTTCAGGGAATGTTAGTATTAGCGGCAATGTTAATAGTTCCCATTGTAGCAGCCACTATGTTAGAGTCAGGGGCAGCAAATAAAATCGCTGTAGAGACTCCAAATTACTGGAATATTTTTTCAAGCTGGCAGGATATAGCCTCCGGACTCGGCTGGGGACTTGGATATTTCGGAATGCCGCATATTATAATTAGATTCATGTCAATTAAATCACAGCATGAGTTAAGGAAATCGGCAAAAATCGGAATTTCATGGACGTTAATAATATTAATTTTCGCCGGTTTAGTCGGAGTAATAGGCAGAATGTTTATAGGCTTTGACGAGACAGTAAATAATAACTCGCTTGTATTTGTCGTAATGACTCGTAGAATTTTCCATGCTGTAGTGTCAGGAGTATTGCTTTCTGCTGTTCTTGCTGCGGCGATGAGTACTGCTGACAGTCAATTATTAGCGGCTGCGAGTGCTTTTGCGTCAGATGTATATCGACCTGTAATTCGTAAGGACAAAGCGGGAAGTCGTGAAATGCTCTGGGCTGGCCGTATAGTAGTATTATTAATTGCGGTTGCAGCTTTATTTATAGCCTCGAATCCAAATGCGGGCTCAATAATGGCTCTTGTATCAAATGCATGGGGAGTTTTCGGAGCAGCTTTCGGGCCTGCAATAATGCTTAGTTTATTCTGGAGAAGATTTACATTTTCAGGTGCGGCAGTCGGAGTCTTTGTCGGTGCAGTAGTAGATATTTGCTGGTTTAATTACATGTCTCACACTGGAGTTTATGAGATTATACCGGGATTTTTCGCGGGATTGATCGCGGCCGTGATAGTGTCATTAATTTCTCCTGCGCCTTCAAAGGAAGTAACAGAATTATTTGATAAGGCCGTTGCTATGACGAACGAATAA
- a CDS encoding TRAP transporter substrate-binding protein, with protein sequence MKKFIALTALIFIMSSCAFAASEFDETWLITSDTTAKGAAGNVFAELIRDKVKAANSGLVIDYFPNGELGGDADLLRQAQKGYIAITVCQTAPIVSFIPEMAVFDLPMVFARYDGDTIDKVLNGDSEFHKQISKAYEKAGLHLLGFMQNATYRLTTSNRDLQTLTDFRGLQIRTMENANHMTFWTAIGAEPTPLAWAEVYISLQNGTIQAQENAADTCASAHFEEVQKYLACTNHILYCNQICINDKIYQALKPEHKAVLNKAVADALQEMRPRLEQIDKVNKEKLKAGGMTIIEYPNSFFSDVLALQGVRDLYRRIDNATNGLGSVLEKSLEEVAAKNNPAPVSEPTQTETPAEKPED encoded by the coding sequence ATGAAAAAATTTATTGCCCTGACAGCATTAATATTTATAATGAGTTCTTGTGCCTTTGCTGCGTCAGAATTTGATGAGACATGGCTGATTACTTCAGATACTACGGCGAAGGGCGCGGCTGGTAACGTTTTTGCTGAATTAATTCGCGACAAAGTAAAAGCAGCAAATTCCGGCTTAGTAATTGACTACTTCCCAAACGGCGAGCTCGGAGGAGATGCTGATTTACTGCGTCAGGCTCAAAAGGGTTATATCGCAATCACAGTGTGTCAGACGGCTCCTATAGTGTCATTTATTCCCGAAATGGCCGTGTTTGATTTGCCTATGGTATTCGCTAGATATGACGGCGATACGATTGATAAAGTTTTGAACGGGGACTCTGAATTTCACAAGCAAATTTCTAAAGCATACGAGAAAGCCGGTTTGCATTTATTAGGATTCATGCAAAATGCAACGTACAGACTCACGACTTCAAATAGGGATTTGCAGACTCTTACAGATTTTAGGGGACTTCAGATTCGTACAATGGAGAACGCGAATCATATGACTTTCTGGACGGCAATCGGAGCAGAACCGACTCCCCTTGCATGGGCTGAAGTATATATCTCGCTTCAAAATGGAACTATTCAGGCTCAAGAAAATGCGGCTGATACTTGCGCGTCGGCACATTTCGAGGAAGTACAGAAATATTTAGCCTGCACGAATCATATTTTATACTGTAATCAAATTTGCATAAACGATAAAATTTATCAGGCACTCAAGCCCGAGCATAAAGCAGTATTAAATAAGGCAGTTGCAGACGCGTTACAGGAAATGCGCCCGAGACTCGAGCAGATCGACAAAGTCAATAAAGAGAAACTCAAAGCAGGCGGCATGACTATAATAGAGTATCCTAATTCATTTTTCAGCGATGTACTTGCTTTGCAGGGAGTTAGAGATCTTTATCGGAGAATCGACAACGCTACGAACGGACTCGGAAGTGTACTAGAAAAAAGTCTCGAAGAAGTAGCAGCAAAAAATAATCCCGCCCCTGTTAGTGAGCCGACTCAAACCGAGACTCCAGCAGAAAAGCCGGAAGATTAG
- a CDS encoding TRAP transporter large permease, which translates to MAALLVFVIFLVAIILSIPIGVSMILGSVAPILLMARGGVIPQIIDNTLSGANSTPILAVPLFILGGVIMAEGGISKKLFNFFSYFVGRITGGVPCAVVLTCLFYGAISGSGPATTAAVGAMCVPFMVDLGYDKTWAAGLIAVAGGLGVIIPPSIPFVLYSLATDVSTGKLFLGGVIPGILIGVFLMIYAIFYCATKGEDKAKIRDRLNEISSKGFWALFKDSFWALMCPIIILGGIYSGFFTPTEAAVVSVFYAIIVCLFIERTIKFSALPAFLISSVKTYGGLAFVLAFATAFGRVLSLTHATAAVQEFIITNFHSSFSVLTICTIIFLILGMIMDTGPAIIILAPVLLPAVKALGVNDVHFGVVLVCCLSIGLATPPFGLDLFVAGNISQDQPMSVAKKAVPFIIAFLLALALIVYVPEISTWLVG; encoded by the coding sequence ATGGCAGCATTATTAGTCTTTGTAATATTTCTTGTAGCAATAATTTTATCGATTCCGATCGGAGTCAGTATGATTTTAGGTTCAGTAGCTCCGATTTTGTTAATGGCTCGCGGCGGTGTAATTCCGCAAATAATTGATAATACTTTGAGCGGTGCGAACTCGACTCCGATTTTAGCAGTCCCGTTATTTATCTTAGGCGGAGTCATAATGGCTGAAGGCGGAATATCCAAGAAATTATTTAACTTTTTCTCGTATTTTGTCGGCAGAATCACAGGCGGAGTCCCTTGCGCAGTTGTATTGACGTGTTTATTTTACGGCGCTATTTCAGGATCAGGCCCGGCAACAACGGCAGCAGTCGGAGCTATGTGCGTCCCCTTCATGGTAGATTTAGGCTATGACAAGACATGGGCGGCAGGTTTAATAGCAGTCGCAGGAGGTCTCGGAGTCATTATTCCCCCGTCAATTCCCTTTGTGCTTTATTCACTCGCAACTGACGTATCAACCGGAAAATTATTTTTAGGCGGAGTTATTCCGGGTATCTTGATCGGCGTGTTCCTGATGATTTATGCTATTTTCTACTGCGCTACTAAGGGTGAAGACAAGGCAAAAATCAGAGACAGACTCAATGAAATAAGCTCAAAAGGTTTCTGGGCATTGTTTAAAGATTCTTTCTGGGCCTTAATGTGTCCGATTATAATTTTAGGCGGTATATATTCGGGATTCTTTACTCCTACAGAAGCGGCCGTCGTATCAGTCTTTTATGCTATAATCGTGTGCTTATTTATTGAACGTACTATTAAATTCAGTGCGTTACCTGCTTTCTTGATTAGTTCAGTAAAGACATACGGGGGACTTGCATTTGTACTCGCATTTGCTACGGCATTCGGGCGTGTATTATCACTCACACATGCAACGGCGGCAGTTCAGGAATTCATTATTACTAACTTCCATAGCTCATTCTCTGTCTTGACAATCTGCACGATTATATTCTTGATTCTCGGTATGATTATGGACACAGGCCCGGCAATTATTATACTTGCTCCCGTTTTGCTCCCGGCAGTAAAGGCACTCGGCGTTAATGACGTGCATTTTGGAGTCGTCCTTGTCTGCTGCTTATCGATCGGGCTTGCTACACCTCCGTTCGGGCTTGATTTATTCGTAGCCGGCAATATTTCACAGGATCAGCCTATGAGTGTTGCGAAAAAAGCTGTCCCGTTTATAATTGCTTTCTTGCTGGCACTCGCGCTTATTGTCTACGTTCCTGAAATAAGCACGTGGCTTGTAGGTTAA
- a CDS encoding TRAP transporter small permease, which produces MIKWLDEHFEETLMVIFLILISCVMMLQVVVRKIPFIPSLTWAEEFSRFMWIMSVFISLAYTIRKGNMLRVNVIIDLLPQTLRKIINLCVDVIVALCMALLAYHSIECLNWAAGTMLEGAKAETSPAMGWPMWWLYAVALFGFIIATLRAIQMFFIHLKNFNEKELTTLEQTQLDAKAEAEAGLRAEGGK; this is translated from the coding sequence TTGATTAAGTGGCTCGATGAACATTTCGAAGAAACATTAATGGTCATTTTCTTGATTTTAATTTCGTGCGTCATGATGTTACAAGTTGTTGTGCGTAAGATTCCATTTATACCGTCATTAACTTGGGCTGAAGAGTTTTCGCGTTTTATGTGGATTATGAGCGTATTTATCTCGCTTGCTTACACGATTCGTAAAGGAAATATGCTTAGAGTCAATGTAATTATTGATTTACTGCCTCAGACTCTCCGTAAAATTATAAATTTATGCGTTGATGTAATTGTCGCTTTATGTATGGCACTTCTTGCTTATCATTCAATAGAGTGTTTAAACTGGGCAGCCGGTACAATGTTAGAAGGTGCAAAGGCCGAGACTTCCCCCGCAATGGGATGGCCCATGTGGTGGCTTTATGCGGTCGCGCTGTTCGGGTTCATTATTGCGACATTGAGGGCGATTCAGATGTTCTTTATTCACTTAAAGAATTTCAATGAGAAGGAGCTTACTACTCTTGAGCAGACACAACTTGACGCAAAAGCAGAGGCAGAAGCAGGACTCAGAGCAGAGGGGGGCAAATAA
- a CDS encoding hydroxymethylglutaryl-CoA lyase has product MNLPEKISICEVGLRDGLQNEKVILSTDQKLEILRGFIDAGFPVIEVGSFMHPKKVPQMADTDELFKRVGEIPPGVELRALIPNVRGVQRAVECGCKKVKLNVSASRMHNLKNLNRTPEESVAGFADCVKAAQENNIEISGSISMPFASPWEGRTPIEDVDAIIEAYLKVGINEISLSDASGQAVPNQVYNLCEHVRKKYSEASWWLHFHNTRGAAIANILAAMQAGMTRFDSSFGGLGGCPFVPGAAGNVPTEDVINMLDEMGIYTGVDVLKVMALSRKVSELLGHGLESYVLRAGRSKDLIASQSE; this is encoded by the coding sequence ATGAACTTACCCGAAAAAATTAGTATTTGCGAAGTAGGACTCAGGGACGGCCTGCAGAATGAGAAAGTTATTTTATCAACTGATCAGAAATTAGAAATCTTGCGCGGCTTTATTGATGCTGGATTCCCTGTTATTGAAGTCGGCTCATTCATGCACCCTAAGAAAGTCCCTCAAATGGCTGACACTGACGAATTATTTAAACGAGTCGGAGAAATTCCCCCCGGTGTAGAGCTCAGGGCATTGATTCCGAATGTCAGGGGCGTTCAACGTGCTGTAGAATGCGGCTGCAAAAAAGTTAAATTAAACGTGTCCGCGAGTCGTATGCATAACTTGAAAAATTTAAATCGTACACCTGAAGAGAGCGTCGCAGGTTTTGCAGATTGTGTGAAGGCTGCTCAAGAAAATAATATAGAAATCTCCGGGTCTATCTCTATGCCGTTTGCCTCACCGTGGGAAGGACGAACTCCCATTGAAGACGTTGACGCAATTATCGAGGCATATTTGAAAGTGGGAATTAACGAGATTTCTTTATCTGACGCGTCAGGCCAAGCAGTCCCGAATCAAGTTTATAATTTATGCGAGCATGTACGGAAAAAATATAGCGAGGCTTCATGGTGGCTGCATTTCCATAATACACGGGGAGCAGCAATCGCAAATATTCTCGCAGCAATGCAGGCAGGAATGACGAGATTTGACTCTTCATTCGGAGGACTCGGCGGTTGTCCGTTTGTTCCCGGTGCGGCTGGGAATGTTCCGACTGAAGATGTAATTAACATGCTCGACGAGATGGGAATTTATACGGGCGTTGATGTCTTGAAAGTCATGGCATTATCCCGCAAAGTCAGTGAATTATTAGGGCATGGACTAGAAAGTTATGTATTACGGGCCGGGCGTTCAAAAGATTTAATTGCGTCTCAGTCTGAATAA
- a CDS encoding sugar phosphate isomerase/epimerase, with protein sequence MARKFSLAYLTIPGTNPMDQIKIAKEAGYDFVSLRTIPMHLPGEPEFLPQKDPDLFDAIKSALKEYDMPLMDIELARIRKDLDIDEYKPAFEAAAKLGATDVLGSVWTRDRDWYTKTAGKVADMAKEFGLKFNIEFLPWAGVRNLQEDITLIDDLGRDNVFVMVDTLHAGRAGVTGAELARTPRKYFNFIHLCDGPAPEGAECNDPVLDNIKDDLMLYTAREARFYPGEGDVKIADMIKAMPEIPLSIELPNLKEIKARGVAGHAKQCLDVAKKYFAENGIN encoded by the coding sequence ATGGCACGTAAATTTTCACTAGCATATTTGACCATCCCCGGCACTAATCCCATGGATCAAATTAAGATCGCAAAAGAAGCAGGCTACGATTTTGTGAGCTTGAGAACTATTCCCATGCATTTACCCGGCGAACCCGAATTTTTACCGCAGAAGGACCCGGATCTCTTTGACGCTATCAAGTCAGCACTAAAAGAATATGACATGCCCCTAATGGATATCGAGCTCGCAAGAATCCGCAAAGATTTAGACATTGACGAATACAAACCCGCATTTGAGGCAGCTGCAAAACTCGGCGCAACTGATGTACTCGGCAGCGTTTGGACTCGTGATAGAGATTGGTACACTAAGACGGCCGGAAAAGTTGCAGATATGGCCAAAGAGTTCGGGCTTAAATTCAATATTGAGTTCTTACCATGGGCAGGCGTTAGAAATTTACAGGAAGATATTACGTTAATTGACGATTTAGGGCGTGATAATGTTTTCGTCATGGTAGACACTCTTCACGCAGGACGAGCAGGCGTAACAGGTGCGGAACTTGCTAGGACTCCGAGAAAATATTTTAATTTCATTCACCTTTGCGACGGCCCGGCTCCTGAAGGCGCAGAATGTAATGATCCCGTGCTTGATAATATCAAGGATGATTTAATGCTCTATACAGCTCGTGAAGCAAGATTTTATCCCGGTGAGGGCGACGTAAAAATTGCTGACATGATAAAAGCAATGCCAGAGATTCCGCTTTCAATCGAATTGCCGAACCTGAAGGAAATCAAAGCTCGCGGAGTTGCCGGACATGCTAAACAGTGTCTTGACGTGGCAAAGAAATATTTTGCTGAAAACGGGATTAATTAA
- a CDS encoding shikimate dehydrogenase: MQIDINSRLIALIGTPLSQSFAARMQNSAYQAAGFNMVYCYCEADSTHLKEIIDGIRYMPTFLGCAVTKPNKEAVMQYLDDFDPLCKKIGSSNTVVKTESGKLVGYNTDGYGALRDIKEHNCQIKDKVMFSFGAGGTGRSVCLELAEEGAKKIYISSRSEKCESLSEEINKFYPGVCVPVRAADEAGIAKALDETDIILNLSGLGMKGKEEYTCVDKKYLKPSHICFDATYNPAVTRFLKEAEEVGCKTINGLGMSLYQGLRQIQLWTGGKAVPLDVMRETLMTILAEKAAGK, from the coding sequence ATGCAGATCGATATTAACAGCAGATTAATAGCACTCATTGGTACGCCGTTAAGCCAGTCATTTGCAGCACGTATGCAGAACTCAGCATATCAGGCGGCAGGCTTCAATATGGTCTATTGTTATTGCGAGGCAGACAGCACCCACCTTAAAGAAATTATTGACGGGATTCGTTATATGCCCACTTTCTTAGGCTGTGCAGTTACTAAGCCGAATAAAGAGGCCGTTATGCAGTATCTTGACGATTTTGACCCGCTTTGTAAGAAAATAGGCAGCTCGAATACAGTCGTGAAAACTGAATCAGGAAAACTTGTCGGCTATAACACTGACGGCTACGGAGCATTACGAGACATTAAGGAACATAACTGCCAAATTAAGGATAAAGTCATGTTCTCATTCGGTGCGGGCGGTACTGGGCGTTCTGTGTGTCTTGAACTCGCAGAAGAAGGCGCAAAGAAAATTTATATCTCTTCACGTTCGGAAAAATGCGAGTCACTCAGCGAAGAAATTAATAAATTTTATCCCGGCGTTTGTGTTCCTGTTAGAGCAGCTGACGAGGCAGGAATCGCTAAAGCACTTGACGAGACTGACATAATATTAAATTTATCCGGACTCGGCATGAAGGGCAAAGAAGAATATACATGTGTTGACAAGAAATATTTAAAGCCTTCACACATTTGTTTTGACGCTACATATAATCCCGCTGTAACACGTTTCTTGAAAGAGGCCGAAGAAGTAGGCTGCAAAACTATTAACGGTCTTGGAATGTCGCTTTATCAGGGCTTGCGTCAGATTCAATTATGGACGGGCGGGAAGGCTGTTCCGTTGGATGTAATGCGCGAGACTTTAATGACGATTTTAGCAGAGAAGGCAGCAGGTAAATAA
- a CDS encoding HAD family hydrolase, which yields MKYRAIISDFDGTLYYQFPVRILMALWLIIYYVIFPLRIKELFFLREFRRLQEKHFGANTENFYHSQIDRASRLYNLNPDKAESIINLWMIMRPLRIIKLFRRRRLLASLKSCQESGIKIIIYSDNPVKEKISAINFTPDYSFWSCDEIIKCMKPDSSGLRNIINLLGLPENQVLYIGDRYDRDGLCAKSAGINYIDVKNLDYKTFICNTARK from the coding sequence ATGAAATATCGCGCAATAATTTCAGATTTTGACGGAACTCTATATTATCAATTTCCAGTGAGAATCTTAATGGCTCTATGGCTGATTATATATTATGTTATATTCCCGTTAAGAATCAAAGAATTATTTTTTTTGCGGGAATTCCGTAGACTTCAAGAAAAACACTTTGGAGCAAATACAGAAAATTTTTATCACTCGCAAATAGATAGAGCTTCAAGATTATATAATTTAAATCCTGATAAAGCCGAGTCTATAATAAATTTATGGATGATAATGAGGCCGCTTAGAATAATAAAACTTTTCAGGCGTAGACGTTTGCTTGCGAGTTTAAAATCTTGTCAAGAATCAGGAATCAAGATAATTATTTACTCAGATAATCCAGTAAAAGAAAAAATAAGCGCGATAAATTTCACTCCTGATTATTCATTCTGGAGCTGCGACGAAATTATTAAATGTATGAAGCCGGACTCTTCAGGATTAAGAAATATTATTAACTTGCTGGGACTCCCTGAAAATCAAGTCTTATATATCGGAGATCGTTATGACAGGGACGGGCTTTGTGCTAAATCAGCAGGCATTAATTACATTGACGTAAAAAATTTAGATTATAAAACTTTCATTTGTAATACTGCACGAAAATAA